From one Coffea eugenioides isolate CCC68of chromosome 11, Ceug_1.0, whole genome shotgun sequence genomic stretch:
- the LOC113752106 gene encoding probable LRR receptor-like serine/threonine-protein kinase At3g47570, with product MEKAYFLFLVTLVASLGTASSSITNVVAHNNSRDNDLDALLALKATISDPQNILPINWSTSTSVCNWIGITCNTRHRRVAAIQLPTMGLVGTIPPQLGNLSFLVWLNLQNNSFHGNLPTQLVHLRRLKYFNLAFNSFDGEFPSWLGALSRLRYLSFHSNRISGSLPPTLSNATTLETIRLGLNLITGNLPQDWSALQNLEDLDMQSNRLDGSLPRSLFNLSSLQHFRFTNNTLSGYLPVRICDHLPQLVGLYLSRNEFNGEVPAGIGGCPRLQILSLSYNNLAGNIPKEIWNLTTLWGLALGENDIQGQIPAEIGNNTNLEVLGIEDANLTGVIPREIGNLHKLEVLYLGKNRLRNPIPHELFNISTLGALCIPDNDFSGILPSTLGVNLPNLEVLNLGSNKFTGIILPTLSNASKLMSLDLTVNEFFGAIPDSLGSLTFLEALDLSENNFTLSRDMTFFNSIGNCRSLIRLSLDENPLNGNLPVSIGNLSNSLESIDVSYCGIGGEIPRSLGNLSNLAYLNIASNGLTGTTPSSISGLLKLQWISLEDNKIHGPIPSEFCHIPNLAYLILARNRLSGKVPNCIGSISSLRYLYLNSNNLTSSVPSSLWSLKDLLELDLSMNYLNGSLSSQVGGMKALIKLNLSVNQLSADIPSTIGALQNLQALSLGHNNLQGLIPESIKNMFVLQYLDLSFNSLTGTIPKSLEALLDLQYLNVSFNNLQGPIPQGGPFKNFTLLSFLANEALCGTPWFQPCQTSQHRSKKKMLLLVCLPTGSAVLALAVSLLLLKRLTRNKTMAPVHDIFPETTHQRVPYHELQRITNGFSENNLLGSGTFGSVYKGVSANGMIWAIKVFDMQLEGILKAFDTECEVLCRLRHRNLIKVISACSNQDFKALILEFMPNGSLEKWLHLGHHVLSIMQRLDIMIDVAHGLEYLHYGYSFPIIHCDLKPSNILLDEDMVGHVSDFGIAKLLGDEESRVQTNTLATIGYIAPEHGLEGLVSTRCDVYSFGITMIEAFTGKRPKDEMFKEELSIRRWIEELLPGFVDQVIDVKLLHLEDKQAEENKACVSSILQLALRCTSDVPENRINIKDAVTTLEKIKTQFFQRN from the exons atgGAGAAAGCTTATTTCCTCTTCCTTGTAACCTTGGTTGCAAGCCTAGGCACAGCTTCCTCAAGTATCACCAACGTTGTTGCCCATAACAACAGCCGTGATAATGATCTAGATGCTCTTCTTGCCCTCAAGGCCACCATTTCCGATCCCCAGAACATCCTTCCAATCAATTGGTCCACTTCTACCTCTGTTTGCAACTGGATAGGAATCACTTGTAACACTCGCCATCGAAGAGTCGCTGCCATACAACTGCCTACAATGGGCTTAGTCGGAACCATACCTCCACAGTTGGGGAATCTCTCATTCTTAGTCTGGCTGAACCTTCAAAACAATAGCTTCCATGGAAATCTTCCAACTCAGCTGGTTCATTTGCGTCGACTCAAGTACTTCAACTTGGCATTCAATAGCTTTGATGGTGAATTTCCATCATGGTTGGGAGCTTTATCTCGACTTCGTTATCTTTCGTTCCATAGTAACAGAATTTCAGGTTCATTGCCACCAACGCTGTCTAATGCAACAACGTTAGAGACCATAAGGTTGGGTCTGAACCTCATAACTGGAAATCTGCCTCAAGACTGGAGTGCTTTACAGAACTTGGAGGACCTTGACATGCAAAGCAATAGACTTGATGGCTCCTTGCCTCGGTCTTTATTTAACCTCTCGTCATTGCAGCACTTTCGGTTTACGAATAATACCTTATCCGGTTACCTTCCAGTACGTATCTGCGATCATCTCCCACAACTCGTAGGGCTTTATCTGTCGAGGAACGAGTTTAACGGCGAAGTTCCAGCTGGTATTGGAGGTTGTCCGAGGCTTCAAATCTTGTCCTTGTCATACAATAATCTGGCAGGAAatattccaaaagaaatttggaatCTAACTACGCTTTGGGGGCTAGCTCTAGGAGAAAACGATATTCAAG GTCAAATCCCAGCAGAAATTGGCAATAATACTAATTTGGAGGTCCTAGGCATAGAGGATGCTAATCTCACAG GTGTTATACCTCGTGAGATTGGTAACCTACACAAATTGGAGGTACTATACTTGGGCAAAAATAGGTTAAGAAATCCTATCCCACATGAGCTATTCAACATTTCAACTCTTGGGGCATTGTGCATACCAGATAATGATTTTTCGGGCATTCTTCCTTCCACTTTAGGTGTTAATTTACCCAATCTTGAGGTGCTTAATCTTGGGAGCAACAAATTCACTGGAATTATACTACCAACACTCTCCAATGCCTCCAAATTGATGAGTCTAGACTTGACagtaaatgaattttttggtgCAATTCCTGACTCTCTTGGCAGCCTAACATTCCTAGAAGCCTTGGATCTTTCGGAAAACAATTTTACTCTATCTAGAGATATGACCTTCTTCAATTCTATAGGAAATTGCAGGTCTTTGATTAGGTTGTCGCTAGACGAAAATCCACTGAATGGAAATCTTCCAGTGTCTATTGGAAATCTTTCCAACTCTCTTGAATCAATTGATGTGTCTTATTGTGGAATTGGAGGTGAAATTCCAAGGTCACTAGGCAACTTGAGCAACTTGGCGTATTTGAACATAGCAAGCAATGGCTTGACAGGAACAACCCCAAGTTCCATCTCAGGTTTACTAAAACTTCAGTGGATAAGTCTTGAAGATAACAAGATACATGGACCAATTCCAAGTGAGTTTTGTCATATTCCCAACTTAGCATACTTAATTTTGGCAAGAAATAGGCTATCTGGCAAAGTGCCCAATTGCATAGGGAGCATTTCTTCATTGAGATATCTTTATTTAAACTCCAACAATCTAACATCTAGCGTACCATCAAGCTTGTGGAGCCTTAAGGATCTGTTGGAGCTTGACTTGTCCATGAATTATCTCAATGGGTCTTTGTCCTCCCAAGTTGGAGGTATGAAGGCATTGATCAAACTGAACCTATCAGTTAATCAGTTATCTGCTGATATTCCTAGCACAATTGGGGCGCTACAGAATTTACAGGCACTTTCCTTAGGGCATAATAACCTACAAGGGTTAATTCCAGAGTCCATCAAGAATATGTTTGTTTTGCAGTACTTGGATCTGTCATTCAACAGTTTAACTGGTACGATACCTAAATCACTGGAGGCACTCTTGGATCTTCAGTATTTGAATGTTTCCTTCAACAATCTACAAGGACCGATTCCTCAAGGAGGACCTTTTAAGAACTTCACACTCCTATCCTTTCTTGCTAATGAAGCATTATGTGGTACTCCTTGGTTCCAACCTTGTCAAACTTCTCAACACAGATCAAAGAAAAAGATGCTCTTGCTTGTGTGCCTGCCAACAGGATCTGCTGTCCTAGCCTTGGCCGTTTCACTTTTGTTGCTGAAAAGGTTGACAAGAAATAAAACTATGGCTCCCGTTCATGATATTTTTCCAGAAACAACACATCAAAGGGTTCCCTACCATGAACTTCAACGAATAACAAATGGTTTCAGCGAGAATAACTTGCTTGGATCTGGGACGTTTGGTTCAGTTTACAAAGGGGTGTCTGCAAATGGGATGATTTGGGCTATAAAGGTATTTGATATGCAGCTTGAGGGCATATTGAAAGCTTTTGACACAGAATGTGAAGTCTTATGCCGCCTTCGTCacagaaatttgatcaaagtAATCAGTGCTTGCTCTAATCAAGACTTTAAAGCTTTGATACTAGAATTCATGCCTAATGGAAGTCTGGAGAAATGGCTTCATCTTGGCCACCATGTCCTGAGTATCATGCAAAGATTGGACATCATGATTGATGTGGCTCACGGGTTGGAATATCTTCATTATGGGTATTCATTTCCAATAATTCATTGCGATTTGAAACCTAGCAACATTTTACTAGATGAAGATATGGTAGGTCATGTTAGTGACTTTGGGATTGCTAAATTGCTGGGAGATGAAGAAAGCCGTGTTCAAACAAACACTCTGGCCACAATTGGGTACATCGCTCCAG AGCATGGACTAGAAGGACTAGTGTCAACTAGGTGCGATGTATACAGTTTTGGCATTACCATGATTGAAGCATTCACTGGAAAGCGACCAAAGGATGAGATGTTCAAGGAAGAGCTAAGCATTAGGCGTTGGATCGAAGAATTATTGCCAGGTTTTGTAGATCAAGTTATCGATGTGAAATTACTTCATCTAGAGGACAAACAAGCCGAGGAAAACAAAGCTTGTGTATCATCTATCTTGCAGCTTGCTTTAAGATGCACTTCAGATGTCCCAGAGAACAGGATCAACATAAAAGATGCCGTCACAACACTTGAGAAGATCAAAACTCAGTTTTTCCAAAGAAATTAG